TCCCATCCCCGCACCCGGTATCACCGGCGCCCCGGACGTGCCGGTGCACGGGTTGGTGATCGTGATCCGGAACTCCTCGCCGGGGGTGCCGGCGAGCAGCACCTCCACCGCCGCGCCCGGCGCGTGCTTCCGGGCATTGGTGAGGCCCTCCTGCACGAACCGGTACGCCGTCCGGCCGAGGACCACGGACGGGGCGGTTGGCGGCACCCGGCAGGTGTAGTCGACAGTCATCCCCGTCGTGCGGGCGCTCTCGACCAGGTCGGGTAGGTCGGTGAGGCCCGGCTGCGGCGGCTCCGGCCGTCCGGCCGCGCCCTCCCGGAGCACACCGACGACGGTTCGCAGCTCCTGCAGCGCCTCGTGCGCGCTGGCCCGGATCGCCCCGGCGGCGAGGGCCACCTCCTCCGGCCTCGCGTCAATCCGGACCTCCAGGGCGCCGGCATGCAGGCTGACCAGCGACATACGGTGGGCGAGCACGTCGTGCATCTCACGGGCGATCCGCGCGCGCTCGGTCAGCCGCGCCTGTTCGACGCGCAGGTGCTGTTCGGCCTCGACCCGGGTCGCGTGGTCGCGCAGTGACCGGGCCAGCCTCCGGTACGCCTGCACGAACAGCCCCCACCCTGCGGCGGCGGCGCTGATCACCAGACGCATGACGACGTCGAGCCAGAGCGGGTACGGCGGATGGTCCTGCAACAGGAAGTAGACGACACCGGTGAGGACGTTCACGGCGCCGAGCAGGAGCACCACCGGCGCCCGGCAGCGGATCGCGACGGTGAACAGCGCGACGGTGATCGCGCCGGTCGCCATGACGGACACCGCGCCGAACGGCAGGAGCACCAGAGCGAGCCGGAGCGGCCAGCGTCGGCGTACCGCCAGGGCGAACGCGCACAGCGTGCCGATTCCGACGTCAACCGGCCAGGGCAGCGCCGCCCCGGGCGCGGTCGCGTCTCCCAGCGGCACCATCAGCGCGCCGTAGCCGCAGGCCAGCCCGATGGCGATGCCGTCGGCGAGCCGGTTGCGCCGCGCCGACCGGCTGCTGCCCGTGGGCTCGGGCACGAGCAGGGCGAAGAGCAGGGCCGACATGTGCGCAGCCTACGAGGTCCGGGTGCCGGGCGGGACCTACCAAAGTCGTGGTCGCGAACGGATCGGGTGAAGGGTGCCGGACCCGACCGTCAGCCGATGTGCGGCGGAAGCCGACGGGCCATTCTCGGCCCCATGACAAGCAGAGAAATGTGGCGGATGGCCGCGGTGGTGGCCGCCGCGACAGCCTGGGGAGTCGTGGCGGCCCGGTGGACACCGCGCGGGCCGCTCACCAACGCGCAGGCGCTGTGGTCGATCGGGATCAGCGTCGCCGTGGGTCTGGGCGCCGGCTGGTGGAGCCGTTCGCGGTGGGCGATGCTCGCGGCCCCGGCGGCCTTCGTGGTGGCACTGGAACTGACCCGGATCGGGGTACGCGGACCGTCCGTGGACGCACCGCACCTGAGCCCGTTCGGGATGGTCGCCCTGCTCGCCGGTCGGGGTGTGCACGGTGTGCTGTCGGTCCTGCCGCTCGGACTCGGCGCCGCCTACGGTGCGGGTCTCACCCGCCGGGGCCACCGGGGCAGCAGGATCCGGCGGGCCGGTACGGCCGTGCTGACCACCGTCCTGGTCGCGGTCACGGTGGCCGTCTCCGTTCCGGCCCGGACGGCGCCGTTCCCGGGTCCGGGCGGCGTCGCCGAGCTGGCCCTCGTCGACGTCGGCCCGTACCGGCTCGGCATGATGATCCGCGGTGCCGACGTCGGGGCGCCGGTGTTGCTGTTCATCCCCGGCGCACCGGGCGGCACCGAGATCGGTTCGACGCGTCAGCAGCTCGCCGCGCTGGAACAGCGCTTTGTGGTGGTCACCCTGGACCGGCGCGGCGGTGGCTCGTCCTATCCGGCGCTGGAACCCACGGACACGGTCACCCTGGGCGGGGCGGTCGCCGACACCGTGGCCGTCACCGACTACCTACGGGACCGGTTCCACCAGGACAAGATCTACCTGCTGGGACACTCGGGCGGATCGATCATCAGCGTGCTCGCGGTACAACGCCATCCGGGGAAGTACCACGCCTATATCGGCACCGGTCAGGCGGTCGACCTCGCGGCCAGCGACCGGTTGTTCTACCAGGACATCCTTGCCTGGGCGGGTGCGACGGGCCACGACAGCCTCGCCCGGCGGCTCACCGACCAGGGCGCCCCGCCGTACGCGGACGTTTACCTCTACGAGCCGATCATGACGTACGCACCCCGCGTGTACGACTACGACCACGGCCCGAACGCGAAGGGCGCCACCGGGTTCGGTCTCGACGTCCCCGAGTACACGCTGCTTCAAAAGATCCACATGATGAACGGGGTCCTCGACACCTGGAGCGCCCTGTACCCCGACCTGCAGCACGTCGACCTGCGCCGCGACGCACCGCTTCTGGAGGTACCGGTGTACTTCGTGCAGGGCGGGCACGAAATGCGTGGTCTGGCGACGGTCTTCGACCAGTGGTACGAGCGGCTGCGGGCGCCGCGAAAACACCTGGACGTCTTCGAGACAGCCGGGCACCGGGCCATGTTCGAACAGCCGGACCGCTTTGTCGCGGTGATGGACCGGGTACTGACCGGACGGTGACGCGCGGACCTGTCGGGAGACGATCGTGATTCGGCGCGTGCGGCCGGGCTCAGCCGGGTCGTACGGTGCCGACCACGTTCACCAGGTGCAGGGTGTAGGTCTCCCACTCCGACAGGTGCTCGGTCGAGATGCCGAACAGCGCCATCGTCTTGCGGTGCGGCAGCGGCAGGGCCACCTGCATCTGCCGGACACCGTCCCGGTGGTGGCCGATGGCCAGCATCCGCCCGAGACGGGTGTCCAGGTCATGTACCTCGGCGTGCGGGCGCAACGCGTCCGCGAGCGGGGTCAACGGGTCGGCGATGTCGACGCGGTGCAGGCTGACGGTGAACAGACCGGTCGTGGGCACGGCCGGCTCCAGGACCGTCGCGGCGTACCGCACGCCGTTGGACCGTAATCTCTCGATCAGCAGTTCCTGCGTTGAGGTGATCGCATCCCGCTGACCCTCGGTACTGTCCGGCCACACCTCGGCCATCCGCCGGGTGGTCCGTTCGATCCGGTCCTCCGGGCTCGAGGCCAGATCCAGTGGGGTGAACTGCGTCGGCACGTCGAACCGGAACGGTAGCGTCACCGCAGTATCCGCAGCGTTTCCAGGGCGGGCTGCGGTACGAGCTTCGCACCGTTGATGGCGACCTTGGCCCAGGTCGCCTCGCTCTTGGCATCCTGCGCGTCGATGTCGCCCGGATGCGTCCAGGTCAGCACGGTCGGCACCTGCGAGGCGGCGGTGGCGCCGGCCTGCAGCGCCACCGCACCCTCGAACTGCTTCACCGGGTTGGTCGTCACGAGACCGGCGAGGTCCTCGAAGGTCCGCGCGGGGCTGGACGGGGTGCTGCTGCCCTTCAGCAGCCCGGCGAGGTTGTCCGCGTTCTGCGCCGCCTTCACCAGGTTCCCGCCGAAGCCGAGCAGGTCGCTGGCGAGGGTGACGCTGGTGGTGGGGGCCTGGTCGCCGTTGACCGCCATGTCCAGGCCGTGGGCGCCGAGCGCCACGGCGTTGCCGAGCAACGCCAGCGGCACGGCCACCGCGGTGGCCCCGGGAATGAACGCGGCCAGGCTCGCGACGGAGGAGAACACCGAGGCGGCGTCCCCGATCGTGCCCAACACCGTGGGTTCCTTCGGCAGCGGCGGCGGCTCGAACGGCGCCGGCGTCGGCCCCTGCCCGGCCAGTGAGTCGAGCATCTCCTGAATCCAGGCGGCGGTGTCGGTGACGAACCGTTGCTGCGCCGCGGGCGAGATCGCCGGGTCGAGCTGCAGGGTCAGGGCGTACGCCGGCAGGTTGCGCACGATGGTGTTGACGATCCCCTGCTTGGCGGCCGCGACGGTGTCGGCGAACGAGGTGACCAACGTCTGCAGGTCCCGCATCCCCGTACCGACGCCGTGAGTCGCGACGAAGAGGTCGAACATGCTGCGGCGGAAGGCGTCACCGGCCTGGTCGGTCCAGCCCACGAGGTCGCCCATGTCGAACTGGCGCAAGGTGTCCACGTGTCCGGCGGCCTCGCCCCACGAGGCGGCGAGTGCCCGTACCCTGTCCTCGTCGGTGTCGGGCCACTCCACCAGGGCGTTCACCCGTGGCCACAGTCCCAGGTCGGTTGGTGGCGGTGCGATCGGCATGGTGTCGTCCCGTCCGCTCAGCCGCCGGGGCCACGGGTGGCGAGGTCCGTGGCCGTACCGAACCCGCTGGCCCCGAACCGGTCTGCGGCAAGGTAGTCCTCGACGCATTGCCGCCCGACGGAGGCCCGGCCCAGGAAGGCGTCGGACAACTCGTCGGCGGTGCTGTTGACCGGGTCCGGCTGGTACCTGGGCAGGAAAGCCTGGGCGAGCTGCCCGGAGCCGATGCCGGCCTCGTCGGCGGCGATCCGGCCCTTGAGGGTGCTCCACGCGTTGCCGAACTCCCGCCCGGCGGTTTCGATCCCGTCCATCGCGCCGGCGGTGGCCGTGGTCTCCATGTGGACGAAGTTCACCGCCTGCCCCTCGCCATCCGGTCGAGGTCGGCCAGCAGCGGGTCGAAGTTCGGGTCGGTCGCCTCCGGTGGCATCAGGTGCCGGGTCAGGGCGACCACCTCGGCGTGCGCGAGGCCGGAGGCTTCCCTGACGGTGTCGAGGATGCGTCGGCTGAGCGCCCGCGCGTCGTGCTCCCGGTAGATGCGCGGGTCGAGCGCCAACTCCAGAAGTTCACCACGGCCGCCGACGGTGACGGTGATCAGGCCGTCCGATGATTCGGCGCTCGCCCGTACCTCGGCCATTCCCCGCTGTACGGCGCGGAGGTCCTCGGCGAAGCGTCCGTACGCTGCTGCGTCCATGTCCCCAGTGTCGACAGACGCGGCCGGGTTGCCGATCCCGCTGACCGCTTCCGGCCACCTTGGCAGCGGGGCAAGAACCGCCGGACCGCCTCAGCGGAGCAGGTAGCCGACGCCGCGCAGGGTGTGCAGGACCGGCGGGGTGCCGAGCTTGCGCCGCAGTCCGGCGATCAGCACGTCCAGCACGTTCGAGTTCGGTGCGACCAACTCGTCCCAGGCAACCGCGATCAGCTCGTCGCGGCGGACCGGATCACCCTGGGCGGTCACCAGCCGTTCCAGTACCACGAACTCCTTGGCGGTCAACGGAAGCGGCCGCCCGGCGCGACGGGCCGTGTACCTACCGGTGTCCAACTCCAGGTCACCATGCCGCAGCACCGGGGGCGATCCGGTGTCACCACGCCGGCAGAGGCTGCGAACCCGGACGACCAGCTCGGGCACCGCGAACGGTTTGCCCAGGTAGTCGTCGCCCCAGGCCAGTCCCTTGACCCGGTCGTCCGGCGTGTTTCGTCCGGTCAGGAAGAGCACCGGTACCGGCCAGCCGGCACGGCGCCGGTCCGCCACGTACTGCAGCGAGTCACCGGCCGGCAGGATCCGGTCGAACACGGCGCAGTCGTAGACGTTGACGCTCAGTGCCTCGTCCGCCTGCGGCAGATCGATCGCGGTGTCCACCGCGAACCCCGCGCCCCGCAGGGACGCGTCGACGGCCACCCGGAGATCCTCGTCGTCCTCGGTGACCAGTACCCGCACGACGCATACCGTAGCCGGCAGACGGGCGTTGTGCGATCAGGGCGGGTGCCGGCCGCTACGCCAGCCAGCCGCGGTCGGCGGCCTTCAACCCGGCCTGGAACCGGCTGCGCGCGCCGAGCCGGTTCATGATGGCGGACATCATGCGGCGTACGGTGCGTACGGAGATGCCGAGGCGGGCCGCCGCGGACTCGTCGGTGCAGCCCGCCGAGAGCAGCGCGAGCAGTTCTCTCTCGCGCTCACTCAGCCCGGTGCCCTCCGTCACCTCAGCGGCGGTGAGCGGCATCGCGGACAGCCAGAGTCGTTCGAACAGTTCGGTGACCGCGTTCACCACGCTCGGCAGCTGGAACATCGCGACATCACCCGGTCGGCCGTCCCGCCGGTCGCTGGGAAGCATCGCCAGGGCCTCGTCGACCACCGTCGCGTCAGCCGGCACATTGGGGAGCGTGCGGATCTCGGCCCCGGTCAGGCCGAGCCGGCGCAGCCGCATGGCCAGCACTGGAGTGTCCCGGATGTGGTCCGGCAGGATCACCCGGTAACGCAGCCCGCGCCGCAGGTTCTCATGGTCGGCACGGCGCAGCGGGTCGACCGGTTCACCCGGGCGCGCGCGGAGCGTACGGATGACGAGCACCTCGCGAGTCGCGGCGGCCACGGCGGCGTCGATGCTGGCGTGGGTGGACAGCACCGTCGGCTGCACGATCCGCGGGCTCGGCACCGGCTGCCACGCGGGACGTACGGGGGCCTGTCGGTCCCGCACGGTGGTGGGCAGGGATTGGACGGTCATCAGAGCGCTCCTCCGATCGGCAGCGAGGCCGTGACGGCCGGTCCGTGCAGACCGTCCAGCCGTTCCAGATGGACACCGAGGTCCGGGCCGAGCGACGTGAGCGACTCGACCGCCGCCTGCGCCGCCTCCGGTGTCGCGGCGGCGATCCGCAGTACGCCGGAGAGTTCCGTGCCCCCGGCGACCACCGCGACGGTGACCGCCACATCCCGTACGCCGTCAAGCAGCTGCTCCAGCACCTCGGCCGGCCCCGGTGACGGTGACGGTGACGGTGACCCGACGGTGGCCATCCGTAGCCCGATCTGGGTGACCGGGCCGGCCCGCCAGTAGTGCCAGTGCTCGCGAATCGCCTCCCGCCCCGGACCGGTGTGGGTCAACGAGGTCAACGTGGCGAGCAGTTCCCGCTCCGGCACCACTGTGAGGTCGAGGCCGGTATGGCGCAGCCGACGCCGCAGCCGGCGTACGGCGTTGCCGAGCGTGACCCGCAGCACCGAGTCCTCCGCGGCGTCCACGTCGCGCAACACCCGTACGGCGAGCCACGCGCGCGGGGCGACCTGCTGTGGGCCGCGGTGCAGCACCAGGTGCAGCCCGAGCCGAGGGGCATCGGGATCCCCGTCGCCCGACACGGCACCGGCGAGTACGGCCCGAACGAATGCCTCCGAACCGGGTCGTGCCGGTCGCAGGACCGCCACCAGTTCGTCAGCCCGGCTGACGATCCCGGCCTGGTCGCCACCGATCTCCGCCGTGTCGATCCGGGCACCGGGCAGCAGCAGCGCCAGCAGAGCGGCGGAACCCTCGGCGGCCGGCAGGTCGAATGCCCGACGGCGCAGCAGCAGGCGTGACCGCCGGCCGAGCAAGGTGGACAGCCACGTCCCCCGGACCCGGATCGCGGTCACCGCGAGCAGTACGCCGGCGGATCCGCCGAGC
The Micromonospora pisi DNA segment above includes these coding regions:
- a CDS encoding sensor histidine kinase, coding for MSALLFALLVPEPTGSSRSARRNRLADGIAIGLACGYGALMVPLGDATAPGAALPWPVDVGIGTLCAFALAVRRRWPLRLALVLLPFGAVSVMATGAITVALFTVAIRCRAPVVLLLGAVNVLTGVVYFLLQDHPPYPLWLDVVMRLVISAAAAGWGLFVQAYRRLARSLRDHATRVEAEQHLRVEQARLTERARIAREMHDVLAHRMSLVSLHAGALEVRIDARPEEVALAAGAIRASAHEALQELRTVVGVLREGAAGRPEPPQPGLTDLPDLVESARTTGMTVDYTCRVPPTAPSVVLGRTAYRFVQEGLTNARKHAPGAAVEVLLAGTPGEEFRITITNPCTGTSGAPVIPGAGMGLVGLGERVALAGGRVEYGVDRDTFRLRAWLPWPS
- a CDS encoding alpha/beta fold hydrolase, which encodes MTSREMWRMAAVVAAATAWGVVAARWTPRGPLTNAQALWSIGISVAVGLGAGWWSRSRWAMLAAPAAFVVALELTRIGVRGPSVDAPHLSPFGMVALLAGRGVHGVLSVLPLGLGAAYGAGLTRRGHRGSRIRRAGTAVLTTVLVAVTVAVSVPARTAPFPGPGGVAELALVDVGPYRLGMMIRGADVGAPVLLFIPGAPGGTEIGSTRQQLAALEQRFVVVTLDRRGGGSSYPALEPTDTVTLGGAVADTVAVTDYLRDRFHQDKIYLLGHSGGSIISVLAVQRHPGKYHAYIGTGQAVDLAASDRLFYQDILAWAGATGHDSLARRLTDQGAPPYADVYLYEPIMTYAPRVYDYDHGPNAKGATGFGLDVPEYTLLQKIHMMNGVLDTWSALYPDLQHVDLRRDAPLLEVPVYFVQGGHEMRGLATVFDQWYERLRAPRKHLDVFETAGHRAMFEQPDRFVAVMDRVLTGR
- a CDS encoding YbaB/EbfC family nucleoid-associated protein; protein product: MDAAAYGRFAEDLRAVQRGMAEVRASAESSDGLITVTVGGRGELLELALDPRIYREHDARALSRRILDTVREASGLAHAEVVALTRHLMPPEATDPNFDPLLADLDRMARGRR
- a CDS encoding response regulator transcription factor → MRVLVTEDDEDLRVAVDASLRGAGFAVDTAIDLPQADEALSVNVYDCAVFDRILPAGDSLQYVADRRRAGWPVPVLFLTGRNTPDDRVKGLAWGDDYLGKPFAVPELVVRVRSLCRRGDTGSPPVLRHGDLELDTGRYTARRAGRPLPLTAKEFVVLERLVTAQGDPVRRDELIAVAWDELVAPNSNVLDVLIAGLRRKLGTPPVLHTLRGVGYLLR
- a CDS encoding helix-turn-helix transcriptional regulator, whose translation is MTVQSLPTTVRDRQAPVRPAWQPVPSPRIVQPTVLSTHASIDAAVAAATREVLVIRTLRARPGEPVDPLRRADHENLRRGLRYRVILPDHIRDTPVLAMRLRRLGLTGAEIRTLPNVPADATVVDEALAMLPSDRRDGRPGDVAMFQLPSVVNAVTELFERLWLSAMPLTAAEVTEGTGLSERERELLALLSAGCTDESAAARLGISVRTVRRMMSAIMNRLGARSRFQAGLKAADRGWLA
- a CDS encoding type VII secretion protein EccE, encoding MATTAQPESVRQATTTPVPAPTTPGTAARRNRTVVAAARLGGQPPLFPGVRPAPGAPPTVAVPATDAGASTATDHPGADPAGAVRPAPRAQRLPLPLPLARIVCWQLALVLGAGAVGRDWPAAVALGGSAGVLLAVTAIRVRGTWLSTLLGRRSRLLLRRRAFDLPAAEGSAALLALLLPGARIDTAEIGGDQAGIVSRADELVAVLRPARPGSEAFVRAVLAGAVSGDGDPDAPRLGLHLVLHRGPQQVAPRAWLAVRVLRDVDAAEDSVLRVTLGNAVRRLRRRLRHTGLDLTVVPERELLATLTSLTHTGPGREAIREHWHYWRAGPVTQIGLRMATVGSPSPSPSPGPAEVLEQLLDGVRDVAVTVAVVAGGTELSGVLRIAAATPEAAQAAVESLTSLGPDLGVHLERLDGLHGPAVTASLPIGGAL